The following proteins come from a genomic window of Ictalurus furcatus strain D&B chromosome 26, Billie_1.0, whole genome shotgun sequence:
- the LOC128602084 gene encoding rho GTPase-activating protein 20-like, which translates to MESMSPQQHVNISQSRSSSLTEETIMCAHLDNKRRTKALSCRRQSAPSLVISKALTRSRTISRDNSLSPVSPETCLLVQSYLNPSRMFIGHVYAQLKTGLQTQERHMFLFTDILLISKAKSSTNFKLKAQTRVCEMWTANCMEEVCEGSTCLDKSFVMGWPTCNCVATFSSVEQKERWLSLIKSRIKEEKEKDNPKTIPLKVHAKDMGNFSYKTIAVSNSDSANEVIRLALQQFGILGSVKDFQLWVSSRKDNAPYPLIGHEFPFSIQMSHLREPLDETGEKSDEITPPERQMELLFEQLQSDSQCQFILRPSRVAVGHSFVVDPDQKPFKRRRSLINWAFWRGSSSQLDDPPLSPHLYTSDKLFGLPLSMVCKDNSLPKPIMDMLVFLFQEGPFTRGIFRRSAGAKACRELRDKLDSGIQVVPTSRQSIFMIAAVLKDFLRSIPGSLLLSDLYEKWMATMDLSDEAEDSQLKAIRGLVMSLPSENILLLKHVLAVLYNIQLHAEDNQMNAFNLAVCISPSMLWSPAPNTPEMEGEGTKKVCDLARVMIENCIAIMGEDVTTLFDGFPQSCSHGSDVSSYQMTDSSYDSLENELNDDSGSVFQTMQRSRGKPDSRSYDSVLTLSDCDLDQTDTDPDITINPHLLVPSLACPVKISPAVSPSTPHLHSPCKESSFPKGVRQLRRSSEPAIWNLTSSITRYLERRENRKGSYECVTSHGKSDLDVALEVDLNTLRLEKQCDHSQRDRNVPQQLKEHLKLSPLHLDTSCKNLCSPGASPVHSSVSSLDSASSQHSADFSKHCPHIISSFKASVKSSAKFPGIVSEISPGPTIPSPKDYPAKEKLDWSQLRSSHGLHPNTWLKKDHRLSLSKDKGGLDDKDIGDPLLHYENFSKTSHSKERSAQESPLCSEEPLFKTQHCRSVYSPALEKTQTVKELRESHNQACSLSNQTQVWKYSQKSTPGGNTSSLPQSVFYGQTVRRLALYRKKSYSLIPVVEKSPVRPSLQRRASEPGETCLGLDRETSKSLEHIHRQAVSKQDTYCNPHTHGPKASDLEQDDKYSKPQFGLSPTATKVVRNYFFWQGGEDTQSNLKKSQEVALAIVHGKREWMRRCSDTQLEDFEKMLFSEESYV; encoded by the exons TCTCTCTCCAGTCAGCCCAGAGACATGCCTATTGGTACAATCATATCTTAATCCTTCAAGGATGTTTATTGGTCATGTATATGCCCAGCTGAAGACTGGTCTGCAGACCCAGGAGAGGCATATGTTCCTTTTCACTGACATTCTACTCATCAGCAAAGCCAA ATCTTCAACCAACTTTAAGCTGAAGGCGCAGACACGAGTTTGTGAAATGTGGACAGCAAACTGCATGGaagaagtgtgtgaggggagtaCATGTCTTGACAAAAGCTTTGTGATGGGTTGGCCGACTTGCAACTGTGTAGCCACTTTCAG CTCAGTTGAACAAAAGGAGAGATGGCTTTCCCTTATAAAAAG TCGAAtaaaagaggagaaggagaaagataATCCAAAAACAATCCCCCTTAAAGTGCATGCCAAGGACATGGGGAACTTTTCATAT AAAACCATTGCTGTGAGCAATTCTGACAGTGCCAATGAAGTTATTCGTCTAGCACTGCAGCAGTTTGGGATTCTC GGTTCTGTGAAGGACTTCCAACTGTGGGTGAGTTCCAGAAAAGACAATGCTCCTTACCCTCTTATTG GTCATGAGTTTCCTTTCAGTATACAGATGAGCCATTTAAGAGAGCCTTTGGATGAAACTGGTGAAAAAAGTGATGAAATTACTCCACCTGAAAGACAAATGGAGCTACTCTTTGAGCAGTTGCAGTCAGACAGTCAGTGCCAATTCATCCTGAGGCCAAGTCGGGTCGCTGTGGGCCACtcttttgttg TTGATCCAGACCAGAAGCCATTCAAAAGACGTCGGTCACTCATCAACTGGGCTTTTTGGCGTGGTTCATCCAGTCAGCTCGATGATCCTCCTTTATCACCCCATCTATACACAAGTGATAAGCTCTTTGGCCTCCCGCTCAGCATGGTATGCAAGGATAACAGCCTTCCCAAACCCATCATG gacATGCTAGTGTTTCTGTTCCAAGAGGGGCCTTTCACAAGGGGAATTTTCCGGCGTTCTGCTGGGGCCAAAGCCTGCAGGGAGCTGCGAGACAAACTGGACTCAGGAATCCAGGTTGTTCCTACGAGCCGACAGTCTATCTTTATGATTGCTGCTGTACTGAAG GACTTCCTGCGCAGCATCCCAGGCAGCCTGCTGTTGTCAGATCTATATGAGAAGTGGATGGCCACCATGGATTTGTCTGACGAAGCAGAGGACAGTCAATTAAAGGCCATTCGGGG TTTGGTGATGTCTCTACCTTCTGAGAACATCCTACTCCTAAAACATGTTTTGGCTGTGCTCTACAACATTCAGCTCCATGCCGAAGACAACCAGATGAATGCCTTTAACCTGGCCGTATGCATTTCTCCAAGCATGCTCTGGTCCCCGGCTCCCAACACCCCTGAGATGGAAGGAGAAGGTACAAAAAAG GTCTGTGACTTGGCACGGGTAATGATTGAAAATTGTATTGCAATAATGGGAGAAGATGTGACTACACTATTTGATGGTTTTCCTCAGAGCTGCAGTCATGGATCAG ATGTGTCCTCTTATCAGATGACCGACTCTTCCTATGACAGCCTTGAGAATGAGCTGAATGACGACTCTGGATCAGTTTTCCAGACCATGCAAAGATCACGAGGCAAGCCAGACAGTCGCAGTTATGACTCAGTCCTCACACTGAGTGACTGTGACCTGGATCAAACTGATACTGACCCAGACATCACCATAAACCCACACCTATTGGTCCCATCACTAGCCTGCCCAGTAAAAATATCTCCAGCAGTGAGTCCATCCACTCCTCATCTGCATTCTCCTTGTAAGGAATCTTCTTTTCCTAAGGGTGTTCGTCAACTAAGACGTTCTTCTGAGCCTGCCATTTGGAATTTGACCTCATCAATAACAAGATACCTAGAACGTAGGGAAAACAGAAAGGGCAGTTACGAATGTGTGACAAGCCATGGCAAAAGTGATCTAGATGTAGCCCTTGAGGTTGATTTAAACACCTTGAGGCTGGAGAAGCAGTGTGATCATAGTCAGAGGGATCGGAATGTCCCTCAACAACTGAAAGAGCACCTGAAACTTTCACCTCTTCATCTAGATACCAGCTGCAAAAATCTCTGCTCCCCTGGGGCTTCACCAGTGCATTCTTCAGTGAGCTCTCTGGACAGTGCTTCCTCTCAGCATTCTGCTGACTTTAGCAAACATTGCCCTCATATAATAAGCAGCTTCAAGGCATCAGTGAAATCTTCTGCCAAGTTCCCTGGCATTGTGTCTGAAATATCTCCTGGTCCAACCATACCTTCTCCCAAAGACTATCCAGCTAAAGAGAAATTAGACTGGAGCCAATTGAGGAGCAGTCATGGGCTACATCCAAATACCTGGCTTAAGAAAGACCACAGACTTTCCCTGTCTAAGGACAAAGGAGGCCTGGATGACAAGGACATTGGTGATCCACTCCTCCATTATGAGAATTTCTCCAAGACAAGCCATAGCAAGGAGAGAAGTGCTCAGGAGAGCCCtctctgctctgaagaaccCTTGTTCAAAACACAGCATTGCAGGTCAGTTTATTCTCCTGCCttggaaaaaacacaaacagtgaaAGAACTGAGAGAGAGTCACAACCAGGCATGTTCACTGAGTAACCAAACCCAGGTATGGAAATACTCTCAGAAAAGCACACCAGGAGGTAATACCAGTAGTTTGCCACAGTCTGTCTTCTATGGCCAAACTGTTCGCCGCTTGGCCTTGTACAGAAAGAAATCTTACTCTCTCATTCCTGTTGTGGAGAAGTCCCCTGTACGTCCTTCCCTTCAGCGCCGAGCATCTGAACCTGGAGAGACTTGTCTGGGGTTGGATAGGGAGACATCAAAGAGTCTGGAGCATATCCACAGGCAGGCTGTATCAAAACAAGACACTTATTGTAACCCCCATACTCATGGACCTAAGGCATCTGACCTGGAGCAAGATGATAAGTATAGTAAACCCCAGTTTGGCTTGTCACCTACTGCCACAAAGGTTGTGAGGAACTACTTCTTTTGGCAAGGAGGTGAAGATACTCAGAGTAATCTAAAGAAGAGTCAGGAAGTGGCACTTGCTATTGTCCATGGCAAGCGGGAGTGGATGAGGAGGTGCAGTGATACACAGCTGGAAGACTTtgaaaaaatgcttttttcagAGGAGTCTTATGTCTAA